A genomic stretch from Asterias rubens chromosome 19, eAstRub1.3, whole genome shotgun sequence includes:
- the LOC117303115 gene encoding vacuolar protein sorting-associated protein 52 homolog, with protein MATTDARTADVIHEDESLDLPELNLGVLDLTSDEFILDEVDIHIQQNLEDDVVKAALESGVDLRQYSKQVEAELQTVENASIQDYIKESQNIASLHNQISACDTILERMEEMLNGFQSDLGSLSAEIQTLQNQSIAMNIKLKNRQAVRGQLSQFVDEMAVQESMITHILDTSVTERQFLEQLHELNHKISFVKEQSFKEAISCKDVQDILEKLKLKAIAKIREFLLQKVNQMRKPMTNYQLQQNTMLKFRFFFEFLLANERHIAKEVRDDYVDTMSKVYYSYFKGYISRLMKLQYDEVADKEDLMGVEDTAKRGFFSKPSLKNRSTVFTLGNRGNIINNNLEAPIIIPHAAQKDDTKHTFESLFRSQHYALLDNCCREYLFVCDFFMVSGSSAQDLFNAIMGKTLSMFLKHMDMYTNECFDSIAVYLCLHIILRYRMLMHKRAVPALDKYWETLLEMLWPRFEYILELNIHSIKEADPQRMGSIDIRPHYITRRYAEFSGAIVSLNETFPDERVNRLLARLMSDVENFILRMAAEFPLRKEQLIFLINNYDMMLNVINERTAEDSRESDSFRQLLEARTHEFVEEVLMPHFGAMMMFVKDAESRLERGQADMMKNQDRRVEQLVREFGTTWKQAIETINQDVMRSFTNFKNGTSILQSTLTQLIQYYHRFQKILSQAPFKNMAVRGELINIHHLMVEVKKFKPAF; from the exons atggcgacgACCGATGCGAGAACTGCGGATGTTATCCACGAAGACGAG AGCTTGGATCTTCCCGAGTTGAATCTTGGTGTTCTGGATCTAACATCAGATGAGTTCATCCTTGATGAGGTAGATATTCATATTCAACAAAATCTAGAAGATGATGTTGTCAAAGCAGCTCTTGAATCG GGAGTGGATCTTCGTCAGTACTCCAAGCAGGTTGAAGCCGAGCTCCAGACAGTGGAAAATGCCTCCATCCAAGACT ATATTAAAGAAAGCCAAAACATTGCCAGCTTGCACAACCAGATATCGGCATGTGACACAATACTTGAG CGGATGGAGGAGATGTTGAATGGATTCCAGTCAGATCTTGGAAGCCTCAGTGCCGAGATCCAGACGCTACAGAACCAATCCATCGCGATGAACATCAAGCTGAAGAACAGACAAGCAGTCCGTGGGCAACTCAGTCAGTTTGTGGATGAGATGGCAGTACAGGAATCCATGATCAC TCACATCTTAGACACATCGGTCACAGAGCGACAGTTCCTAGAGCAACTCCATGAGTTGAATCACAAGATAAGCTTTGTCAAGGAGCAGTCGTTTAAGGAGGCCATCTCATGTAAGGATGTACAGGACATCTTAGAGAAGCTCAAACTCAAG gCAATAGCAAAGATTCGTGAGTTTCTACTACAGAAGGTGAACCAAATGAGGAAACCAATGACGAACTACCAGCTACAACAGAACACCATGCTGAAATTCAG ATTTTTCTTTGAGTTTCTGTTAGCCAATGAGCGGCACATAGCCAAAGAGGTACGCGACGACTATGTGGACACAATGAGTAAAGTGTACTACTCATACTTTAAGGGATACATAAGTAGACTCATGAAACTACAG TATGATGAGGTGGCAGACAAGGAGGATTTGATGGGAGTTGAAGACACTGCAAAAAGAG GATTTTTCTCCAAACCATCTCTCAAAAACCGCTCCACTGTTTTTACTCTTGGTAACCGTGgcaacatcatcaacaacaatcTTGAAGCACCAATTATTATTCCACACGCTGCACAGAAAGATGATACCAAG CACACCTTTGAGAGTCTGTTCCGCAGCCAGCACTACGCACTCCTTGACAACTGTTGCCGGGAGTATCTGTTTGTGTGTGATTTCTTCATGGTGTCTGGCTCCAGCGCCCAAGACTTGTTCAACGCCATCATGGGAAAAACACTCTCCATGTTCCTG AAACACATGGACATGTATACCAATGAGTGTTTTGACTCCATTGCTGTGTATCTATGTCTACACATCATCTTGAGGTATCGGATGCTAATGCACAAGCGAGCTGTGCCAGCCCTAGACAA ATATTGGGAGACACTTCTAGAAATGTTATGGCCACGTTTTGAATACATCTTGGAGCTGAATATCCACAGTATTAAGGAAGCAGACCCACAGAGGATGGGTTCCATCGACATCAGACCGCATTAC ATCACACGTCGATACGCGGAATTCTCCGGCGCTATCGTGAGTTTGAACGAGACATTCCCAGATGAGCGAGTCAATCGGCTATTAGCCCGCCTCATGTCAGATGTAGAGAACTTCATCCTGAGAATGGCGGCTGAGTTTCCACTACGGAAGGAGCAACTCATCTTTCTTATCAATAATTATGACATGATGCTCAATGTCATCAAT GAGAGGACAGCTGAGGATTCTAGGGAATCAGACAGCTTCCGGCAGCTTCTTGAGGCAAGAACTCATGAGTTTGTTGAGGAGGTGTTGATGCCACATTTTGGTGCCATGATGATGTTTGTCAAAGATGCCGAGTCGCGTCTTGAGAGGGGCCAAGCGGACATGATGAAAAATCAAGATC GTCGTGTGGAGCAACTGGTGAGAGAATTTGGCACTACTTGGAAGCAAGCAATTGAGACGATCAACCAAGACGTTATGAGATCCTTCACTAACTTCAAGAATGGAACCAGCATCTTACAA AGCACATTGACTCAGCTGATTCAGTATTACCATCGCTTCCAGAAGATTCTATCTCAAGCTCCATTCAAGAATATGGCGGTACGTGGGGAGCTCATTAATATTCATCATCTCATGGTAGAGGTCAAGAAGTTCAAACCTGCTTTCTAa
- the LOC117303116 gene encoding 40S ribosomal protein S18, which produces MSLVIPEKFQHILRVLNTNIDGRRKIMFALTAIKGVGRRYANVCCRKADIDLAKRAGELTEEEVDKVITIIGNPRQYKIPDWFLNRQKDERDGKYSQVLANALDNKLREDLERLKKIRAHRGLRHYWGLRVRGQHTKTTGRRGRTVGVSKKK; this is translated from the exons ATG AGTCTGGTGATTCCTGAGAAGTTTCAGCACATTCTGCGTGTGTTGAACACGAACATCGATGGCAGACGCAAGATCATGTTTGCCCTGACCGCCATTAAG GGGGTTGGTAGGCGATATGCCAACGTTTGCTGCCGTAAGGCTGACATCGACCTCGCAAAGAGAGCCGGTGAATTGACTGAAGAAGAG GTGGACAAGGTCATCACAATCATCGGTAACCCACGTCAGTACAAGATCCCTGATTGGTTCCTAAACAGACAAAAGGACGAACGTGACGGCAAATACAGCCAGGTCCTCGCCAACGCCCTGGACAACAAACTCCGTGAAGATCTTGAGAGACTGAAGAAGATCAGAGCCCATCGTGGTCTTCGTCACTACTGGGG TCTCCGTGTCAGAGGTCAACACACCAAGACTACAGGCAGGAGAGGAAGAACAGTGGGTGTGTCCAAAAAGAAGTAG
- the LOC117302880 gene encoding FAD-dependent oxidoreductase domain-containing protein 1-like, producing the protein MATMASFMARPLRTLIATPMVLRHSSKFTKTIKDGIKGKHPFATPETSAFYNPNHPPYQTDVVVIGGGVMGSSIAYHLKRDAEAGLNVLVVERDPTYTRASTTLSVGGIRQQFSIPANVELSMYSVNFLKTIKEHLCVDDADPPDVQFNQGGYLLLASEQGAEQMMENHRMQREYGAMVELFTAKQLKSRFPWLNTEDVALASYGFENEGWFDPWSLLKAFKEKALSLGAQYINGEVNGFGCVQVPRQGAEMAYYTGSGRRVKTVKIRMPNSPEVLQVQCSMVVIAAGAWSGEVAEMLDIGKGSEEDLLDVALPVVPRKRYAYVVHSPDGPVLDCPLVIDNSGTYLRREGLGGNYVCGRGPPTEEEEPHTDNLQVDYEFFEEKVWPHLAHRMPCMENLKVKSAWAGYYDYNTLDQNGIIGNHPAYPNLYMATGFSGHGIQQAPAVGLAVSDLILHGEISAFDLSDLSFDRVMQNKPLFEKCIY; encoded by the exons ATGGCCACGATGGCCAGCTTTATGGCCCGACCGTTGCGAACACTCATCGCAACGCCCATGGTCCTTCGCCACAGCAGTAAGTTCACCAAGACAATAAAAGATGGCATCAAAGGGAAGCATCCGTTTGCGACTCCTGAAACGTCTGCGTTTTATAATCCAAATCACCCGCCCTACCAGACCGATGTTGTGGTCATTGGAGGAGGAGTGATGGGATCAAGTATTGCGTACCACCTGAAGAGGGACGCAGAAGCGGGACTTAATGTGCTCGTCGTTGAACGGGATCCAACG TACACCAGGGCGTCAACCACTCTTTCAGTCGGTGGCATCAGACAACAGTTCTCAATCCCAGCCAATGTGGAGTTGTCCATGTACAGTGTAAACTTTCTTAAAACAATTAAG GAGCACCTGTGTGTTGATGATGCAGATCCACCTGACGTTCAATTCAATCAAGGGGGATATCTACTCTTGGCCTCAGAGCAAGGCGCAGAACAAATGATGGAGAATCACAGAATGCAAAG GGAGTATGGTGCTATGGTTGAGCTCTTTACCGCCAAACAACTCAAAAGCAGATTCCCTTGGTTGAATACCGAGGACGTGGCTCTAGCTTCATATG GATTTGAAAATGAAGGTTGGTTTGATCCTTGGTCTCTTCTCAAGGCTTTTAAAGAGAAAGCGTTGTCACTCGGAGCTCAGTATATCAACGGAGAAGTCAATGGGTTTGGTTGTGTGCAAGTGCCGAGACAAGGGGCTGAAATGGCATACTATACAGGCAGTGGTCGTAGGGTGAAAACTGTAAAG ATCCGTATGCCGAACAGTCCAGAGGTATTACAAGTGCAGTGTTCAATGGTGGTCATTGCAGCAGGGGCGTGGTCAGGGGAGGTGGCTGAAATGTTGGACATTGGCAAGGGGTCAGAGGAAGACCTCCTCGACGTAGCCCTGCCGGTTGTCCCACGGAAGCGTTACGCCTACGTAGTGCACTCACCGGACGGACCGGTGCTGGACTGCCCATTAGTGATTGATAACTCTGGAACCTATTTGAGGAGAGAAGGACTAGGTGGAAATTATGTTTGTGGCCGAGGGCCGCCGACAGAG GAAGAAGAACCTCACACAGATAATTTGCAAGTAGATTATGAATTTTTTGAGGAGAAAGTGTGGCCTCATCTAGCTCATCGAATGCCATGTATGGagaacttgaaa GTCAAAAGTGCTTGGGCTGGTTACTATGACTACAACACATTAGATCAGAACGGCATCATCGGTAACCATCCGGCTTACCCCAACCTATACATGGCAACTGGGTTCAGTGGGCATGGTATCCAGCAGGCTCCAGCCGTTGGCCTCGCAGTCAGCGATTTGATACTTCATGGGGAGATTAGCGCGTTTGATCTGTCGGACCTCAGCTTCGATCGCGTCATGCAGAACAAACCGCTATTTGAGAAATGCATTTACTGA
- the LOC117302972 gene encoding arylacetamide deacetylase-like has translation MDIHSADELNHKDAIMPLDALSVIAGAILVFTFCLFCWACYEFYTAVPPTINQKWLFRVVFIMFKVNRFIAHILTFFRVFGSTMEENMAAFTDWMLPECIMDDEHVSTTLQNFNGIPVRVHRPKKVTLDSGLLPALVYFHGGGFVYGSSASFHPFTRRLCESLQSVVVSVDYRLAPAHLFPVAVDDSREATKWLLLNGPTLNVDPRRIGVAGDSAGGLLAAAVAKQILDDPLIPNLKLQVLFYPALQLLNVGSPSHIIYDAHFNTHGGMLTRREAVSYLATYILGKSPDYEAFVDLVSSNSVITPETNPQHVKYVDDNLVPDHLRNGMDLGKTKESLNNNPELLEKYGHFFEDPRLSPVIAESMDGLPTAYVVTGDNDCLRDDGVFYVKRLEAAGVSAHWVNYEGGFHGMLPIVFNFFEVGLKAENDFVEFARGFL, from the exons ATGGATATTCATTCAGCAGATGAG TTGAACCACAAGGATGCCATCATGCCACTAGACGCTCTATCCGTCATTGCTGGAGCTATTCTAGTATTTAcattttgcttgttttgttgGGCGTGCTACGAGTTCTACACTGCTGTTCCGCCAACCATCAACCAGAAATGGCTCTTCAGGGTTGTGTTCATAATGTTCAAAGTCAATCGGTTCATT GCACACATTTTGACTTTCTTCAGAGTATTTGGATCCACGATGGAAGAAAACATGGCCGCCTTCACGGACTGGATGCTTCCAGAATGTATCATGGACGATGAACACGTCTCAACAACCTTACAAAACTTCAACGGCATTCCCGTCCGGGTCCACAGACCTAAGAAAGTCACACTTGACTCGGGACTTTTGCCAGCATTGGTTTACTTCCACGGTGGGGGCTTTGTGTATGGAAGTTCTG CATCTTTCCATCCCTTTACAAGACGCCTTTGCGAGTCTCTTCAAAGTGTTGTTGTCTCAGTGGA CTACAGACTAGCCCCAGCTCATCTGTTTCCTGTGGCTGTGGACGACAGTCGGgaagcaacaaaatggcttctcCTGAACGGTCCGACATTGAACGTTGATCCTCGGCGCATCGGAGTGGCAGGAGACAGTGCCGGAGGGTTGCTGGCTGCTGCAGTAGCCAAACAGATTCTTGACGACCCATTGATACCTAATCTCAAACTACAGGTGCTGTTTTACCCGGCTCTACAGCTCCTTAATGTTG GTTCACCCTCACATATCATTTATGATGCCCATTTTAATACCCATGGCGGAATGCTGACCCGGAGAGAGGCAGTTTCTTATCTGGCAACCTACATCCTAGGAAAAAGCCCAGATTATGAGGCATTCGTGGATCTGGTATCATCAAATAGCGTCATCACTCCAGAGACAAACCCCCAGCACGTCAAGTACGTTGATGATAACCTGGTGCCGGATCATCTTAGGAATGGGATGGATCTAGGAAAGACAAAGGAATCCTTGAATAATAACCCAGAACTGTTGGAGAAATATGGACACTTTTTTGAGGATCCACGTTTGTCTCCGGTCATCGCAGAGAGCATGGATGGTCTGCCGACAGCGTACGTCGTCACGGGGGACAACGACTGCCTGAGAGACGACGGGGTGTTCTACGTGAAGCGTCTGGAGGCGGCTGGCGTATCGGCCCACTGGGTCAACTATGAGGGAGGATTCCACGGAATGCTTCCCATCGTTTTCAATTTCTTTGAGGTGGGGCTAAAAGCAGAGAATGATTTTGTGGAATTCGCGCGTGGGTTTCTATAA